The Paenibacillus sp. G2S3 region TTTTGATGGTAGACGCTGAAATTGGGCTGAACAACAGTGCATCTACGATCATTGCCATGAGTAAATCTCTAACTTATGATGTTTTGCATAAGGCGAATATCCCGGCGGTGGAACATATTTATTTACCTCATCCGGACTCCAAATTTAGCAATTTAGACCCTTACCCATTAGCTGAGCGTTCTTTTTATAAGTTCAATGAGCAGATAGTTGTGAAGCAGGATAACGGGGCGCAGGGGAATCATGTGTACAAGGTCAATGAGATCGGTGATCTGCAAGAGAAGCTGGAAGTATTATTTTCTTTGCAGCTTAATGGGGCGGTAGGTCCTTATTATGAAGCGGAAATTGAGTATAGAATCGTAACCTTTAATCATGAGGCGCGTGTGTTCCTTGGCAAAAAAAGAGTTCATTCCTGGAAGCACAATTTGATTAACGGGGCTGTTGCGATTGAGGTTAGCGATCAGGCCAAACGAGCGGCACTTGCGGCGCTTGCTTCCGAGACCTCTAAAGCGATGGGCCTTGATTTTTGCTCCGTGGATATTTTGGAGACAGATCAAGGCCTCAGGGTGATCGAAGTGAATCATAAGGTTATGCTAGATGAGTATTGTAAGCAGAATCCAAGCGAGGTGCCAGCCCTATCTGATCTTTATCAGGAAGTCATTCTCCAGCGCTTTGAGAAGCTATAAGCCGATATCGAGCAGCGATTGCCCGAATAATCTTTTGGCATTTCCGATAAAGGTTTGCGTGCCGACAATTACAATAATCTCGGAAGACGAGCCAGTTTGTATGTGCGTTAGAGCGTCCTCTAAATAGGGAAAATCGTAACTTTTTTCGATAAAACGCTTGGCAATATGGAGTGCATCTGTAGGAAAAGAAAGATGACTGATATCAGGTCTTGTGACGATTAATTGATCTGAGACCGTACTCATCACTTCGATAACCCCTGGGTAATCTTTATCTTTAGGGACAGCGATAATTGAAGTTACAGCTCGGCTGCGGTCAGGATTCACTAGTTGAATAAGCTCAGCCAAGTAGCTTGCAGATTCTTTATGGATAGCTCCGTCAATAATCGTTAATGGATCATGGCAGATGACTTCACAGCGACCTGGCCATTGCAGTTTTGCAAAACAATTGACTACGAGCTCCCTATTCAAGGGACCGCCTGTAATATCCTCACATAGTGCGACTGCGGTGGCTGCATTTAGAGCTTGAAATTGTCCCAATAACGGAATCGTTAAGGACGGGTAAATCGTTTGATTTGTCTGAACATCAAAAGTAGTGCCAACGGGTGTTATTGTAATAGAGTCCGCCCAGAACTGCTCCTCATAATACTGCACAGAATTGGAAGTGAGGTTCGCTTTTATAGTCGTAAGTACGCTCGATTTCTGTGTGCTGATATAGACGTTAGTAGCCTTGTTTTTGACGATGCCCAGTTTATGTAGTGTAATGCTGTTCAGGTCAGGTCCTAAATTAGCTACATGTTCTTCCATAATCGGAGTAATGACAGCCCAATCATTCTTCAGGACATTCGTGTCATCAAACCTTCCGCCTCTTCCACATTCAATCACATTGAAATCGGTATGATTCTCCTTGAAGTACAACGTCGCAATAGCCAGACCTATCCCAACAGGACCCTGGTACTCATCGGCGGCAAGCTGATCTTCAATCGTTTGAAATCCCTCGCGAACTACATTTCCTAATCGTACAAAATCGTCTGTGGATATGGCACGCCCATCAATCCGTATTCTTTCGTTGAAATCCACCAGATGAGGGGAGGTGAACAAGCCTACTTTATATCCTAGGTGACTTAACAAAGAGGAAATAAATCTAGAGGTGGAGCCTTTACCTTTACTACCTGTGACTAGTATGTATTGTTGCTCTCGATCTGGACTTCCGACTAGATCCAGCAATGCTCTGGTTAATTCCGGTCTTCTAACTTGTTCATCCAAAGTTTCTGTGATGTTATTGATGGCTCTTAGATAAGAGCTGTAGATCATATCTTCTACCTGGGATTGTGAAGTGAATTCCACGATCATCGCTCCATTTAGTTAATTTTTGCTCGTTCTTCAGATAGCGTCGTATAGATGATTATCGGAAGTAGTACCAGAGAAATAGCAACGGTCAAAGCGATACTCCAGTTCAAATCCTTATATAGCTGTATTACGGTGAACAATAAAGCGATAACGGGTAAGACCAGCTTGTTTAAGTGCTTTAGGAATAAGGAGTACATACTTCTTTTTACGGTAACCGATGTGCCAATGCCCGGGAGTTCTAGCTTGTTACGCGATAAGGCGGTGATCCCGATAAATAAGTGGCTGTCGATAAATTTAAGCTGCTCATTCTCCTCATTTAGCTTGATCAACTGGGCAATATGCTCAGTGTCTATATCTAAGATGGGGACGGTGATTTCTTTGTTGTTATAGGTGATGACGATTTTGTCGGTCTCTTCCATGCCCAGCAGTTTTCTAACATTGGGATGAATTCGGCATAGATTCTGGTGTTCGTCAAAAGGGTAAGGATGTCCCACTCTAAGGGTAAGTTCTCTTTTGCCGATAAAAAGGTTTCCTAATGCGCTTAACGGCCGTTTGATCAGAGAATTTATAAGTTTATGTATGCTTGGCTTGGGCTGGGGAAGCGTCCTAGCGCGAGTGATGATTAATGGGTCCTGCTCCACCGAATGGGTTTCAAGCAATAACATGATATATCTGTTGAAATACAGTGTATTCGGCTTGGCTGTGTCATCTTCTTTTAGAGTTAAGTTTACCCGAAAGCCATTCTTAGGATTGATCAGCTCAACATGGTTCGAATATTTATGGACGAGCGTTGGGCATGCTTTGACATAAGGTTTGGCAATCTCGTCCACTTTAGGAATTCCCCGAAGGATCGTGTTGTACTCAGGTTTAGTGATGGTTAGTCCTGTTAGGGGGCAGTCGCCCAGCTTGTCCTTTGCTCTTTTTGATAGTTGAATACTCCCTCTGGGGATATCACTTTTAGATAAAAGTAAACAGCTAACCTGAGCGCCATTCTCTGCGTTAAGCTCGACAAAGATATGGTGGACTAAGCCTAATTCGACCAGCTCATCGGGGTTCATCGTGATCTCTTCCCGAGCGGTATAGCTTTGTATGTCCAATAAGATGAAGGTCTGCTCGATATTTATGTTAGGCGCCTCCCAATTGATTGATAATTTGTTCGAGGGAATGAATGGTTTTTTGGAATAAATCAAAGGACTTCGGGTTACGATAATTTCGATTAATTTCAACCTGAATAGCTTGAACTAACAACTCTTTAGCGGAATACGATGTGATCGTTCCGGGATGAGATGCGGAAAATGTATGGTTTTGCTGAACATTGGTAATACCATTATTGAAAAAAATACGTACGACTTCATTTATATTATTTTCTCGTATGGATGTTCCGTGTAATGTGCCTAAATCAATATCGAATTCTCTATCCTTAGATGCACCATGCAAGTCTATAACAAAGTTAAGTTGATGTTCTTTGACAATTGTTCCAAGTGCAGCTTTATATTCTCCGCCAAGGATGTAATTAGGGTCTTCTTTGGAGAAGCTATTGGAATAGATACAATGGCAATTGGTGAGCTTTTGTAACAGCAGCGCAAGAGAGCCTGTATACATGTCCGCAGGTTTTACTGCATGTTCTCTATAGTGGTTAATAGCATGTGGAGCAGACACAAGTACAGGAACAGTACCTTCTACGATGGAATAGGAGGGCTCTACCCCGATATCGCCAAAATAATTATTATTAGAGAATTGTAACTCATACTTTTCGATCCGAGATAAGATATGCAATCACCTATTCATAGTTATTTTTATAAATATAAGAAAGTATAAGTTTCACGCTAGCTTAAACGCTCACCTCTATTATAACGTTTGGAAATTTGCAATGGCGAGTTTCTGCAATAAAATGGTTATTGAAATGTTCCAATCGGTGTGCTAATATTTCAATTGAAAACGTTACCGATAAGGATACCGGAAAAAAGCGGGGGATTATTTAAGTGATATGAAAACGCTGACATTATTCTCGGTGAGCAAGCTCGGAGACGTCTTTAAGAGAAGTAATTTAATAAAAAAGTACGAGGGGGAAGAAAAATGAAGAACATTAAAAAATATCTAGGGCTCATGTTGGTAATGTCTATGGTTGTAGTCTTGGCAGCAGGGTGCGGGAATAAAGAGAACAATACTGCAACCAATGGCGGAAACGCTTCATCTGGTAAAAATGGATCGGTTTACTTTTTAAATTTCAAGCCTGAAATTGCAGAAACTTATGAAAAAATCGCCAAGGATTATGAAGCGGAGACAGGCGTTAAAGTAAAAGTCGTAACGGCTGCTGCAGGTACTTATGAAACCAAATTGAAATCCGAGATTTCTAAGTCCCAAGCCCCTACAATTTTCCAAATCAACGGACCTGTTGGTTTCCAAGCATGGAAAGATTACACCTTGGATTTGAAAGATACTAAGTTGTACAGCTACCTGTCCGACAAAAGCTTGGCTGTAACTGAAGGCGAAGGTGTATATGGTATTCCTTACGTAGTTGAAGGCTACGGTATCATCTACAACGATGCAATCATGAA contains the following coding sequences:
- a CDS encoding Mur ligase family protein, encoding MEFTSQSQVEDMIYSSYLRAINNITETLDEQVRRPELTRALLDLVGSPDREQQYILVTGSKGKGSTSRFISSLLSHLGYKVGLFTSPHLVDFNERIRIDGRAISTDDFVRLGNVVREGFQTIEDQLAADEYQGPVGIGLAIATLYFKENHTDFNVIECGRGGRFDDTNVLKNDWAVITPIMEEHVANLGPDLNSITLHKLGIVKNKATNVYISTQKSSVLTTIKANLTSNSVQYYEEQFWADSITITPVGTTFDVQTNQTIYPSLTIPLLGQFQALNAATAVALCEDITGGPLNRELVVNCFAKLQWPGRCEVICHDPLTIIDGAIHKESASYLAELIQLVNPDRSRAVTSIIAVPKDKDYPGVIEVMSTVSDQLIVTRPDISHLSFPTDALHIAKRFIEKSYDFPYLEDALTHIQTGSSSEIIVIVGTQTFIGNAKRLFGQSLLDIGL